The following nucleotide sequence is from Vanrija pseudolonga chromosome 4, complete sequence.
TACAACGACGACATCCGCTAGGGCGGGCGGAAACGGCGCCTtctccctcctcaccacGCAGTACGGCGACAACGGCTCCCTGCCCGACGCGCTACGCACCCCGTTGGCCAACTACGTTGCCGTGCTGTCCACTGCCGCGGCGTACGACCTCGGCATTGAGTCGAATACGagcgtggcgacgagcgatAGCTACACCGCGCTCTCGCCGCTGACTGGCGCGTtgtccctcgccgccgcgcccaagccGCTCCCGCAGCCGCCGGGAGCGACGCTTGCAACGCGGTACGCGTGCACGGCGTACGTGCGCaagccgctcggcgcggccatCGCGGCGACGTTGGCCACAGCCGGCGCGTTGTGGGTGAGTGGAGTGGTCGTGGCGCCTTGCCTCTTCTTTTCGTCTTCATACTACCGCTGACCCCCCACagctccccctcctcgccctcttccaCACGCTCACGAAACTTGCCTCAAAGGCCACTTCCCAGCGCAACAACTTCGACCTCTCCTTCGGCCCGGACGGGTCCGGCGGCTCAATCCGCGCACCGCTCGCGCGGAACGCCGAGTTtccgagcttgtcgagctcaGACAAGTACGGCGTAAGCGACATGGCGACCAACGGGACCAACCCCTCTGCAAGGCGCACATCCATCGAGACCATCACTTATGGGTACGAGCCGGTCAAGGCGCGCGATGTGGATGAGCTCGCGCGATACATGCGTATGGGGGAGTATGGGCGGAGCTCGGGGCGGAAGTAGGCGTCGACGTGgcgacgctgctgcctgATCTTGGACATTACATATATATATGCCGACTTGATGTCATGCACCTGTCGTTCTCTTGCCCTGGGCGTTGAACAATGCCGCGTTGGCAGACCCACAGCAGCACCAATGATCAGTGAATCCAGCGCAGAGCCGCGTGACGCACGCGCAGCTACACACAGTGGTACATCGGAAGAGTGTCAAAGACTGGCTACAGTGGGTGGTAAGTAGTGGGTTGTGGGGATGGTGTCGGAGGGTGGTTCGGgaccttggcgaggtcgtgtgGGGCGTCGCGGGCTCGCCTACCCCGTCACGAAGGTGAGCACCGCACCCGCCGTGGTCCACTCCCACGCGCGGAACAGTGCGCCAgtcccctcctcctcggtgatgcGGCGCACCGCGTCCCCGACACCAGCGTAAGCGGCCACACTAACAGGACGCACGCCaacgacgtcgtcctcctcgcccgcaaGACGCAGGTTGCTCGAGCCGGGCACGAGGGGCGTGctctcgccgacgacctcgtcgaggccgggcAGGACGGACGCGACGGACAGCTTCGTgaagacgacgtcgagggggACGAGCACaaacacgagcgcgagggacAGCGCGCCGAAgagcgcccagcgccagccggcgatggcgatgcTCACGGGCTCGGGGGGCTCGTTGGGGCGGGTGATGAAGTGCGCGTTCGGGCCGAGGATGACGTCCTTGAGGACTATGCGGACGAGGGAGTTGAGGAACGTCGaaagaagaagcgcgccgaccagGCCGGGGATGTAGTACAGCGCGAAGGGCCCGCTGCGCTCCGCGTCGGACAGGAgcaggcggagcgcgcggcgcggcgcgaacGGCACGCGGTACGGGGTGACGATTGCGCGTATCTGGAGGACGTACAGCGGCAGGCTGAGGAACGCGGCGATTggcggcacgacgagcgcgagcgcccaGATGACGAGCTGGTAGCTGAGCaagtgctcgacgagcgcgcgctgccaCAGGAAGAGGGAGGCGCCGATCGTCGCGACGAGGGACATGATGGCGATTtggagcagcgcgacggcccAGCCTGCgagcggcgtcagcgccgcgagccagTTAATCCGACGACAGACGTACCCTTATACACGCCGTACCAGCCCTCGACGGCAATCGTGCGCCGCAGCGTCGAGAACACGCCAGTGAGCTGCGGGCCGTTGCTGAGTAGTTGGtcagcgccgcagcgcggtgcggcgggtgGCAAAGCGCCGAGCAGGCTGCACGGCTCGTCGCCTGCACTCACTAGTGCGGgtcatcgtcggcgagcgacacgCCCTTGGGGTTATAGTCTGCGCGCAGGCGCacgatggcgccgacgaaCGGGAAGGTAATCAGCAGACCGAGgggcacggcgaggacgatggACGCGAGGACTATggggatggcggcgcgcgggagGGGCTCAGCGGGCGTCGGGAgcgggtcgaggagggcggccgCAGCCGTGAGGGTGTGCGCTATCATTGTGAACGAGTGTGCTGGGTGGATgtgaggatgaggagaggagggaggaaCAAAAGAGATGGATGTAGATGTCGGTGTGGTCTGGCGAtgacgccgcccgcgccgcgcgtcacGCGACAGCCCACGTCGCCGACACCGCGTCTCGGCCGGGACGTTGCGcggtagtcgtcgtcgtcgtcgccgcggtgTTCTGTGCATTCTATGCCTTCTGTAGCCGGACAgctggctgcggcgtcgcggtggtATAGATACATGTGCATGTGCATAGCTAGCTGCATGATACAAGGCTGGCCTCACCCTCGCTGTCGCCTCGGTCCGAGTCGGTCCGGCGCCTACTACCACCCTAACAACAcaccccacccctcctcgtGCACGATTGCACGACACGTAGCGAGCAGCCCGTCGTaaggcggcagcgagctcggcctcgcctcgtcgtccttgtcgtcggcatcaTCCATGTGCGCGTCGATGATGCGGGTAGCAGCGACCCTCGGGGGCCAGGTCGCAATGTCGCAGACGACCACAGTCGCCACGACGGCCGCACCCGAGACGTTCTCGGAGAAGAAGTAGCCCGCCCACTGCCAGAGAGGGACGGAGAGAATTGCGCCTTGCACCACATTGGCGAGGAACACGGGCAGGCAGAACAAGTCGCGGCGTCTGCGGAGCCAGTGCCAGAGTTCCCCCTTTGGCGGgtcgggctcgccgagcacaaGTGCGACGAAGTGCGAGCCGAGGGGGTACGTCGCTGCCCAGGCGGGCACAAACGTCAGTGGTATGGCGAGCAGCTGGGTGTATGGGTCGAgggtgagcgcgagcacgaggacgACCAGCAGGGACACGAGGGagagcaggccgacgaggagtaGTCGGAACAGGAGCGCGGGGCCGCCTGTGGTCGTTGTCAgtcagcgcgccggcacggTTTGCGCAACAAGagtgcacacacacacacacacacataccCCTTGAGAATGGGCGGCGCTTGCCAGACAACATCTTGCCGAAGGTGCCCCATTGCGAGATGCGCGCCGAACCCCGCGGGCGGTACGTCGCCCAGTGCTGGACCTGCACGCACGATAGGATGCAGTACGCGGTCATGActgccgcgagcgcgagcgtgtaGCCTAGCTGTGTGCCCCACGACGGCGTTGGCATTTGGATGGAGATGGAATGGATGGATGGGTCGAGGAGTGAGTGGTGTTGACGTCTGCGGCATCGTCCGTCCGTCGTACATAaccagccccgccccgccaaGCCCGGCCGCTCGCCACCCGCTTCAACCCAATGAATGACCCGcaccccaccgacgccggcatGACGCAGCTGGTTGCGGCGTCGCAGCGGTACGGATACATGTGCATGTGCATAGGGGCATGATACAAGGCTCGCCGGCCCTCGGTGAGGCCTCGGACAGAGTCGGTCCGGCCTACCATCCCAGCAACAcctcccacccctcctcgtcccgtATCGCGCGGCAAGTGGCCAGTAACCCATCGTACGGCGGCAGGTCCTTGGGCCTTTCCGTGACGCCCTCGCGATAGACGTACGTCGCGATGATGCGtaccgccgcgacgcgcagcgGCCAGCTCACGATCACACACGCGAGCGTGAAACCCGTCAACACCACCACGCTGGAGGTATCGAACGCGAAGTGGAGGAGCCACTGCAGGCCCGCGAGGGACAGCAAGCCCGCGTGCGCTAGATtcgcgaggaagacgggcgCGCTGAGCAGCCCGGCCCGGAGGAACTTGTTCGGCGGGTCCATTGCGCCCAtggggtcgtcggcgcccaggacggccgcgacgtgctgcgcgccgagggggtACGTCGCCGCCCAGGCTAGCAAGGACGCGACGGCCACCTTGGACACCTggcccgcgacggcgcggtccGTGGccccgtccgccgcggccggcttGAAGACTGAAATGGCAAACACGACGCAGCAGAGCACGACGAACAGGCGCGCGAAGAGGATGTGCCCGcctgtggtgtggtgtgtcaGCGCATGTCGGCGGGGCAGTAGCAGCAATGTACGCAAGTACGTACCGCGGaacagctcgccgacgccgccctcgcgatAGACCCGCTTAAGCGTGGCCCACTGcaacgtcggcggcgacggcggccgcgccgtccgagggagggggcggtATTCTGCCCAGTGCCGCACCTGCACGCCCGCGAGTACGATGTAtgccgcggccacggccgccaGACTGCCGATTATGCGACGCTCCGTGCTGGCCGAGACGTCTGTCCCTGCGTCGATGGGGCGGGGTGGCATCGTCTTGCGCGAGGGTGGTGGATGCGGCGGTGGGCAGTGGGCAGTGCGAATCACGGGGTAATGTCAGTCAATGACGGTGACGAACTCTGCtgctcgccacccaccctcccACGGCCTCGCATCACCTCCCTCCAGCAAACACCCATGCATACAGCTAAGCCTCGCCGCGCAACGgcgcgccctcctcgcccacacGCTCAGCCATATcaagctgcgcggcgacgacgccagccgcctcgccctgATACCTGAGCGAGACGACAGTGAACCCCGTCGCGACGCCCGCGAAAATGAGCACGATGAGCCAGTCGGGCCGGGACGCGGGCCAGGCGAGCCAGAACACGGGGTGTATGGTCCACACGATGGCCGTTATCGCCtgcagcagcgacgcgccgaagggcgccgagcccgcgaCAATGGCGCGGGGGAGCGACCTGGTCACTTGCAATGTGCTGGCAtccggcgccgagagcacgacgccgacgtggatCCCGAAAAGGGGGTACGTCGCCACCACTGACAGGCCGAGCGACAgcgccacgacgaggaggtaGTGGTTCGTCTGGGCGTCGGTGTGGGCTTTGGGCcgtgcggcgtgcgccgcgagcagggtggtgacgacgacttggatccagcggacgaggaggaccgaGGTTCCTGTGTGTCAGCGAGCGTGGGGTGGGCGCGACGTACCTCGGTATACCCCCCTTATCCCCTGCGCCGCCCATGTCCGCTTCAACGTCCCCCACACGCTCGGATGGGtcccgagcgccgcgagctcgggctccgGGCTGACCTTGCCATAtcgccgcgcgagcgcgcccgcGAGGGGAGCGTAGAGCGCCAGGCTGCCCGCCGAGACGAGCAACAGGTGGAATGGGCTCACTTGGTCGAGCGTGATGCCTTCTTTGGCGGTGCtcatggtgtgtgtgtgtgtgtgtagtGGGAAGAGAGAAGAAGCATGCCGCCAAGCAAGCCTGCACCTTATACACGCTTCCCACTGtcctcgttgtcgttgtcgtcgcccgtcgcccgtcgccgtctccCGCCACTCCGAAACGCTCTgttcctcggcgacgaggggtcCCGGCGGCGGACCGCAGCGGGCATGCCGGCACGAACAAGCAAGGCACGTCGGTCGGTCGAGCTTGTCACCGCACCCGCCGTGCTTCCGCAGAGCTTGTCACCAGGCCCTGCTTGGCCTGGTCTGGGCCGTAGAGCCGACACGTTCCCATGAATGATGCTACAACAAGAAGAATGGTCGATAGGAGTACAAAAGTAAGTCTATGCTGCTGCCTCACTCAGGCAATCACACACCCAAAGTTGGTCCCCCGCTCAGCCCACCATGCGCGGCCTTCGCGCGTCCCCCGCTCCCACACAAACCCCCCATTGGCAAGCCACTCGTCcatcgccgcggcgtggtcggacgccgcggccatcGCAGCGGCGATCGCGGCGGACGACTCGCGGTCCGCGGCTTGGCGCCACACCCGCGTCCGCTGCGCGGGGGtgagcgcgccgctgtcgtcgctggccgcCACGACGAtcttggcgacgagctcgtgcggcagcgcggcgatgcTTGGCTTTTGGGTTTCTGTAGGCCGCGCATGGAACAAGAcacgcgcgagcacgagctcgcgcaccgccgcgcgccggacGCGGGCCGTCAGCTGCGCATTGCGCGAGAGCACGGCGCGGTCGTGCACCCCGCCGACAGAGGTGAGCGTGCTGTTGCCCTCCTTGATGGCTGCGAACAGCTCTtctggcgggcgggcagggATCGCGAGGCGTTCCAGCCCGTGGCTTCTGGCTGAGCGGAGGAAGGGCACCAGTGCGGCGGGGCACGCGGGgcagtcgagctcgagcagccgGAGTGTCGGCGCGTGGAGCCGTTCcagcacgcgctcgagcacgacctcgaggtgtGCATTGTTCCAGGGTATCcggagcgcggcgatcggcgcggcggacagcTGGGCGACAATGTCGTCCAGTTCGGACAGGGTGGCCCAGGAGCACGACAGCAGCGTGTACCGCCGACTTGTTGCCcctgccgcgccgcacgtCTCCGTGCGGCCATGGTGCACTGTCAAGCTTGTGTGGTGCTGCTTTTGCTTTTgcggggaaggcggcggGTCCCATACCAgtgttgacgaggacggggcCGCCCAGAGGTGTAGGTCGTGCGAGGGTGTttgtgggcgcggcgggactgggcgtcagcgcaGCCATGGGGGAGGGCTCACGGTTGAAGCTGAAGCTGTGGCTCGTGGGCGAGACGAGGAGCGACATGGCAACGACAGAGGTGGGGCATGACCATGGTCTCGCTATCGCGTGCCAGTTAATATGGCGTCAACACAAAAACCAACGTCCACCGCACCGAGCTAGTTTTGCCTCTTCTTCCGTggagcccgccgccgtcgttaGCCGCTACATGGTGGGGCGACAGCACGcatgccgtcctcggcgccgggcatTGGAGCGGGCGGagagcggcgcgcacggcgatGGTGCAACACGCCGCACAGGGGTGGACAGAGCGGAGCAAGTGGTGCGTGGTGcgggtcgtggtggtgcgtGACGTCACGGTTGTTGGCTCCAGCTGCTGGAATCAGTGGGCTGGAATCATCATCAGTGGCATGTGTGGGCGGCCGGCACCTGCCGCCGGCTTGGTTGGCACACGGGTACTGATGCATGCTGTGCAACTGGTCTGATCTGTCGAGGCCTGGCGTCGGCAGGGGGAGCATGCGACCGCATCTGCGCGGTCCTGGCCCATGAGTGGCTGTTATTATGGAGAACTAGAGCGAGATGGTGTTTTGGCTTTTCAATGGCGATAATATGGGTTTTCTGATGGCTGTTGGTTTGACTAGTTGCTCGAGGCGAGAACTCGggccgcgagcgacggcgcgcgcggggctgTGCGCGCGGTGGGGGTGACTGTGACTGGGTTTGACTGGGGGGTTGGTTGACTTGCGTCCTGGGTTTGGTTTGGGGTTGGGTTTGGGTTGGGTTTTCTGGGTGCTAGCGCGTGGGTTTTGGGTTACTGGTGCCGGGCTCGGCTAGGAATACAACGTGTTAAGTGGCCATGGAGAGGGGAGGACCGGGCGAGAGGAGAGCAGTAAGCAGGGCGCTtactgctcctcgtcgtcgccctcgtcctcactgtcgtcgccctcgtcggcagtgtcgtactcctcgtcgtcgttgtcgtcggcatcgtcacCGTAGTTGGCCTCGGTGACGCCGGCTGAGTCGGAGGCAGCGGTCGTCGTGATCGTGGTAGTGGCGTTCCACGCGCTCACGTCGCCGTCCTGTCGCcagccgcccttgccgccctggCGCCAGCCAGACGGGCGGTAGATGCTCGTCGTGTTGCCCGACGAGCCAAACTTGGGGCGGcagtggtagtggtggtggtggatcACGGTGATCGAGGTGCTGCCGTTCGTggcggtcgaggtggtcgtggtgCCGGAGGAAGCGCcgcttccgccgccgccagagacAGGGGCAGCAGGCGTGGCGGGGGTGCCGGAAGACGAGACCACGGGCGCGGTAGTCGTTGCGCCAGCatcgtcgttgccgtcgtccgagtcgtcctcgtcgtcatcatcggaGTCCGAGCCagagtccgagtccgagccctcgtcgtcgccctcgtcgtcgccggcgggggTAGTCGTTCCCGACGCGTCAGAGCCTGAGGTCGCAGGCGGAGAGTTGGCAgggggagcagcggcgggggtggccgGAGTAGCAGGGGTAGAAGCAGGgggtgcggcggcaggcgtACCAGCAGCGGGGGCACCGACGGTGGCGGTGCCAGGAGAGGCTGTGGCGCCAGAGGCAGGGGTAGggtcgctgccgtcgtcgccagagtcgtcgtcgccatcatcctcgccatcgtcatcaccgtcgtcgccgtcgtccgagtcaGAGTCCGAGTCAgagccctcgtcctcgtcatcgcccgAAGCAGCAGTAGTCGTAGtgcccgaggccgaagcaccaccagcggcaccgccagcagttacgccagcagcgccaccCGTGGCAGGCGCAGCCGCGCCCGCACCCGCGCCACCAGCGGTGCCAGAAGCACCGCCGGCGGACGAGCCGGCCGCGActccgccagcaccagcagcggaGCCAGCGACGCCACCTGTACCAGCAGCGGCACCAGCGGCAGCACCCGCGGCGGAACCAGccgcggtgccggcgccagcggcgacgacggtggaGGCGCTGGAGTCGGAGTCTGACCCGTCGTCCGAGCcatcgtcgctgtcgtcgtcatcgccgtcgtcggagCCATCGTCggagccgtcgtcgttgtcgtcgccaccgtccgtcgtcgtggtaGCCGTGccggacgagctcgagccatCGCCGGACGAGCCGGAGCCcgtcgtggcggcggtcgagTCCGAGCCGGTCGACGTGGAGGTGGAGCCAGCGGCAccgcccgaggcggaggtagtcgtgccgctcgaggaggaaCCAGAAGCCGAGCTAGAGCCCGAGCCAGAGCCCGTGCCCGTCGTGGTGGTACCCGTGACGCCCgagtcgtcgttgttgtcgttgtcaTTGTCATTGTCATCAttgtcatcgtcgtcaatgtcatcatcgtcgtcgttctcaTCATCATtctcttcgtcgtcgtcttcttcgtcgtcgtcgcctccgctgtcgtcatcgccgtcctCTTCATCGTCGGAGCAATCTTcggtgttgtcgtcgtcttcggtGGTGTCGGCCGGGCTGGCGTCGGAGCCAGTCACGGCCGGGCTGtcgcccgagccggccgtAGTTGCGGGGGTGGTCGTGCTGCCGCCAGCGGTacccgacgcggcggtgccgccggtTGTGGTGTCGGTCGAgcccgactcgtcgtcgtcgtccgagtcggagccAGCGTCTTCGGCATCAGtaaagtcgtcgtcgtcgtcatcgtcatcatcgtcatcgttGTCATCGCCAGTGGTCGTGGCGGACGAGTCAGAGccagacgacgtcgagccggAAGCAGTCGtgcccgacgaggtggtgcccgAGGCGTCGGTACCGCCGTTCGCAGTGGCAGGGGCCGAGCCGCTCGGGCCGCTGCTCGTGGTGTCcgtgcccgagcccgagccggtAGAGCCGTTAGTGCCGGTGGCACCAGAGCTCACACCCGACTTGACGGGCACGCCAACATTGGGAGTGTTGGTCGCCGCGAGGGtagtggcggcggtggtggcagcTGCTACGTCGGTAGCGGGGctcgcggcggtgccgccaGCCTGGGTGGGGGTTGCAGGGGTGGTAGGAGCGCTCGGGCCGCCGTGGGGGtggtccttgtccttgtcgtcgtcgcccttgttGGGGTGGCCTGAGCCCGAGGTGGTGTTTGAGCCGGTGAACGGGTCGGTGGTGGGCTTGGAGGGGTGGTCGTAGCCGGCGCTTTGGTTGGGAGAGGCAACGGTGGTGCCGTTCTTGTGCTCGTTCTCGTCGCAGCGGGGCTTGTTGAGGTCGGTGACTCCTGCAGTGATGGGTGTGGGGGCGGCGAACGTGGGGACAACGTAGGCGCAGAAAGCAAGGAAGACGATGGAGGGCTTCATGCGGTGGATCGCGGGTAGAAAGGAGCgtgggtgggctgggggGTTAGTAGGGCGGTAAGGCAAGTGGCACTCACGGGGTAGGGAgcgtgtggtggttgtgTTGGTTGTGTTGTGTATAGTGAGGAAGGCAAAAGTTTCAGCAGAGGCTGCACTTTTATTGCCTGCGCTGCATGGTGCAGCCGTGAGCAGATTTGCGCGATGACACGAGCGAGGAGAGCGTGGTAAACCTGGTGGTCGGGCCGTCGCACGGTGCTGGTCGAGTGGGCACCCGACGGCTCGTGCATGGTGCTGTGTGAGCTGCGTGGGATGTGAGACTGCGCTTTAGCAGGGGTCAAGTCTTGCGTGTCAGGTTGGAGATgtcagtgggtgggtgggtgggcgggcaaCGCTGAGCGATGGCGTGGTGAGCGATGGTGGTGCGGTCACGGCGAGGCCGGGTGGTTCGAGAATGCCAAGAGGGTGGTACTGGCGGCTGCTTCTCAGTGGGTTCTtgacgctgccgccacctcgAAGGCCCTTATCGAACCGTACTCTCTAACAACCTGCATACTCTCCACCCCGGGCCCACGTCGGCCGCGTCAAGTTTGCGACGAGGGTGAAGTGTGAGATTTGAGACGAAGGCCTGTTCTCGAGCATGTGCCACACGAAGGCGGCTAAGGCCctcgtggcgtggcgtgatAACCCGCGTGACACGCACcagccggcgcgccgctcgcttaCACGTTACCGCGTGCATGGACACGGAACGGCACTATAGTGTGACAAGTATACTTTACTTCCCTCTCTCGGCTCCATCGCGCGCTAGCTCAAGCTCCGTGGCCAGAACCCGCCGCTATCGAGCCACAAGGCCATGACGGCCTTGAACCCGAGCCCGGcggtgaggtcgaggcgggtGACGGCCCACGCGAGGCGCTTCAGGTGGTcggggtcgcgcgcggcggcgaacaGCTTGCTccactcggcggcgtcgaacACTTCGCTGTCACCGGACACGAGGCCCAAGATTTGCGCGAGGACATGCCCCGGCAGGCGGGTAATtgggggcgaggcgagctcggcgaagTTGACGTGCCGCAGAATGACGCGCGCCGGGACGAGtgcgcgcaccgccgcgcggcgggcaggcCACAGGAACGCGCCGTTACgcgccagcacgccgagcaggcgcatGAGTATCCGCGTCTCGGGGTGCGAGAAGCCCGGGAACCCGTGTCCGAAGGGGAACGACTCGGCGTCCCGCACGTGGATGGTGCGCGAGTTCCCGTGGTGCAGCATGCGCACCGTGCCGTtcgcgacgagggcggggacgaggatctcgaggtcggg
It contains:
- the 1a_0 gene encoding Replicase polyprotein 1a, whose product is MKPSIVFLAFCAYVVPTFAAPTPITAGVTDLNKPRCDENEHKNGTTVASPNQSAGYDHPSKPTTDPFTGSNTTSGSGHPNKGDDDKDKDHPHGGPSAPTTPATPTQAGGTAASPATDVAAATTAATTLAATNTPNVGVPVKSGVSSGATGTNGSTGSGSGTDTTSSGPSGSAPATANGGTDASGTTSSGTTASGSTSSGSDSSATTTGDDNDDDDDDDDDDDFTDAEDAGSDSDDDDESGSTDTTTGGTAASGTAGGSTTTPATTAGSGDSPAVTGSDASPADTTEDDDNTEDCSDDEEDGDDDSGGDDDEEDDDEENDDENDDDDDIDDDDNDDNDNDNDNNDDSGVTGTTTTGTGSGSGSSSASGSSSSGTTTSASGGAAGSTSTSTGSDSTAATTGSGSSGDGSSSSGTATTTTDGGDDNDDGSDDGSDDGDDDDSDDGSDDGSDSDSSASTVVAAGAGTAAGSAAGAAAGAAAGTGGVAGSAAGAGGVAAGSSAGGASGTAGGAGAGAAAPATGGAAGVTAGGAAGGASASGTTTTAASGDDEDEGSDSDSDSDDGDDGDDDGEDDGDDDSGDDGSDPTPASGATASPGTATVGAPAAGTPAAAPPASTPATPATPAAAPPANSPPATSGSDASGTTTPAGDDEGDDEGSDSDSGSDSDDDDEDDSDDGNDDAGATTTAPVVSSSGTPATPAAPVSGGGGSGASSGTTTTSTATNGSTSITVIHHHHYHCRPKFGSSGNTTSIYRPSGWRQGGKGGWRQDGDVSAWNATTTITTTAASDSAGVTEANYGDDADDNDDEEYDTADEGDDSEDEGDDEEQ